A window of the Lolium perenne isolate Kyuss_39 chromosome 7, Kyuss_2.0, whole genome shotgun sequence genome harbors these coding sequences:
- the LOC139833673 gene encoding uncharacterized protein codes for MAGSSTVTSVIPTSPISLANQITVKLTSENYIYWRTQVVPILRSNLLFGFVDGSLACPPATLPNPAAKQDGDPATIPNPLFSAWHQQDQAILSAIVCSLHESVLGTMTMVTTSHEAWETLACSFASQSTARAMAIRAELHKAKKLNKTVSVFFNEIQSKADMLASIGQPLRPDEFTGYLCAGLDEQYDALVQLVSSRALTDPMPIRDVYAQLLNTEQRMEARRADLGTDVHMAHLNYHGRGGPPPSAPTSPPYSKQPPPSSNQQRGQESMSRGTGGGGSSGGGGRPICQICTKTGHVASCCFKRYNPNFLGAGNDGRYKDRQLAAFTSPTANNTSYGATPSYPIDPAWYADTAATDHFTNDLDKLTMREPYLGKDQVQTANGSGLGRGVRLELLDEHLEGTSDRAQVHSADDRMHDDHVHSSSGGATWADDGPPTPSSGPPSLDVSSAPSPGSATSTTSSPASTSSPAPAPRPGVTTRLMRGIRHPKTRTDGTIAWHTARTDDLVHTEPRSHLDAMTCAHWRAAMEAEFSALQTNKTWQLVPPRPGVNIIDCKWVFKIKQKSDGTIERYKARLVAKGFKQRYGLDYEDTFSPVVKPTIIRLLLSMALTQGWHLRQLDIQNAFLHGVLEEEVYMRQPPGFEDPSHPQYLCRLYKALYGLKQAPRAWHARLSSVFHGLGFAASRADTSLFILRKSTLTIYLLVYVDDIIVVSSSSAATDRLLHQLGTSFALKDLGDLHYFLGIEVHRSPGRIHLSQHKYALELLRRAGLAQSAPVSTPMCSTDKLSATDGTLLSADESTRYRSIVGCLQYLTMTRPDLSFAVNKGTLSYGVLLRRPTSSPDLLSAFSDADWAGNPDDRRSTGGYAIFYGGNLALLAELGVTQRRSPVLWCDNIGATFLSSNPVFHARTKHIEVDFHFVRERVARKLLQIRFISSKDQLGKLASQPAVHRRRPGRPHLRAKGSPWTRHHRPCLWQPNAAATADPNGGNGQEEEDVPPLLGFGSLPGATSSWVRVVARSRLARDDPGRRWEGRRGDGPEGAVVEGGRGGGDAERVVIYL; via the exons ATGGCGGGATCCTCCACTGTCACCTCCGTGATTCCGACGTCGCCGATCAGCCTGGCGAACCAGATTACCGTCAAGCTCACCTCGGAAAACTACATCTACTGGAGGACACAGGTTGTCCCAATACTCCGAAGCAATCTGCTTTTTGGGTTTGTGGATGGATCTCTTGCATGCCCGCCCGCGACACTGCCGAACCCGGCGGCAAAGCAGGACGGTGATCCTGCAACCATCCCTAATCCTCTGTTTTCGGCCTGGCATCAACAAGATCAGGCAATACTTTCAGCCATTGTCTGTTCTCTTCATGAGTCTGTCCTCGGGACGATGACGATGGTGACTACATCGCATGAGGCGTGGGAAACCCTGGCCTGCAGCTTTGCCTCTCAGTCTACTGCGCGTGCCATGGCAATCCGCGCTGAACTCCACAAGGCGAAGAAGCTGAACAAAACGGTCTCGGTCTTCTTCAATGAGATTCAGTCCAAGGCAGACATGTTGGCCTCCATTGGCCAGCCATTGCGTCCTGATGAGTTCACGGGCTATCTCTGCGCCGGCCTGGATGAGCAGTATGATGCTCTTGTTCAGCTGGTCTCCTCTCGGGCTCTCACTGATCCAATGCCTATCCGTGATGTATATGCACAGCTCCTCAATACTGAACAACGCATGGAGGCTCGCCGTGCTGATCTTGGAACAGATGTCCACATGGCTCACCTCAACTACCATGGGCGTGGTGGTCCGCCTCCATCTGCTCCGACCTCGCCGCCCTATTCCAAGCAACCACCTCCGTCTTCCAACCAGCAACGCGGCCAGGAGAGTATGTCGCGTGGCACTGGTGGTGGTGGCTCttctggtggtggtggtcggcctaTTTGCCAAATTTGCACCAAGACTGGACATGTTGCCTCGTGTTGTTTCAAGCGCTATAATCCTAACTTTCTTGGCGCTGGCAATGATGGGCGTTACAAGGATCGACAGTTGGCGGCTTTTACCTCTCCTACTGCCAACAACACCTCCTATGGTGCTACTCCATCCTATCCGATAGATCCGGCTTGGTATGCGGACACGGCGGCGACAGACCACTTCACCAACGATCTTGACAAGCTCACCATGAGGGAGCCCTATCTTGGGAAGGATCAAGTCCAAACCGCTAATGGATCAG GTTTGGGGCGTGGTGTTCGCCTGGAGTTACTTGATGAGCACTTGGAGGGCACCTCGGATCGCGCCCAGGTGCATAGCGCCGATGATCGCATGCACGACGATCACGTGCACTCTTCGTCTGGTGGTGCAACTTGGGCCGATGACGGCCCGCCTACTCCCTCATCCGGCCCACCATCACTCGACGTCTCCTCTGCACCGTCCCCTGGATCGgctacatcgacgacatcctctccTGCGAGCACCTCatcgcctgctcctgctcctcgccCAGGTGTTACCACGCGTCTCATGCGTGGTATTCGTCATCCCAAGACGCGCACCGATGGAACCATTGCATGGCATACTGCTCGTACGGATGATCTTGTTCATACCGAGCCTCGTAGTCATCTCGACGCCATGACCTGTGCTCACTGGCGCGCCGCTATGGAAGCTGAATTCTCAGCTCTTCAGACCAACAAAACCTGGCAGCTTGTTCCTCCTCGGCCTGGTGTCAACATCATTGACTGTAAATGGGTGTTTAAGATCAAGCAAAAGTCGGATGGTACTATTGAGCGGTATAAGGCTCGGTTGGTCGCTAAAGGCTTCAAACAACGATATGGCCTTGATTACGAAGACACTTTTAGTCCGGTTGTTAAACCGACTATTATTCGTCTTCTTCTGTCTATGGCCCTCACTCAGGGGTGGCATCTTCGGCAGTTGGATATTCAGAATGCCTTCTTACATGGAGTTCTTGAAGAAGAGGTTTATATGCGTCAACCTCCTGGCTTTGAGGATCCTTCACATCCTCAGTATTTGTGTCGCCTTTACAAGGCCCTTTATGGACTAAAACAGGCTCCTCGCGCTTGGCATGCTCGTCTTAGCTCTGTTTTCCATGGTCTTGGATTTGCGGCGTCTAGGGCTGACACATCACTATTCATTCTTCGGAAATCAACTCTTACCATCTACTTATtggtctatgttgatgatattattgtggTCAGCTCCTCATCTGCTGCTACTGATCGCCTACTTCATCAGCTTGGTACATCGTTTGCACTCAAAGATCTTGGAGATTTACATTACTTTCTTGGTATTGAAGTGCATCGTTCTCCTGGCCGTATTCATCTGAGTCAGCATAAGTATGCACTTGAGCTCCTGCGGAGGGCTGGTCTTGCTCAGTCTGCTCCGGTGTCTACACCGATGTGTTCTACTGACAAGCTTAGCGCTACAGATGGTACACTTCTCTCTGCTGATGAGTCTACACGCTATCGCAGTATTGTTGGTTGCTTACAGTACCTCACCATGACCAGACCTGACTTATCATTTGCTGTGAACAAG GGCACCTTATCATATGGTGTGTTGTTGAGACGTCCCACCTCGTCTCCTGATCTTCTGTCTGCTTTCTCTGATGCGGACTGGGCTGGTAATCCTGATGATCGGCGATCAACCGGGGGATATGCCATCTTCTATGGTGGTAACCTG GCTTTGCTGGCTGAACTTGGAGTTACTCAGAGACGTTCACCAGTCTTATGGTGTGATAATATTGGAGCAACTTTTCTCTCGTCGAATCCTGTGTTTCATGCTCGTACTAAGCACATAGAGGTGGATTTCCACTTTGTTCGCGAAAGGGTTGCTCGGAAGCTTCTGCAGATTCGGTTCATCTCCTCCAAGGATCA ATTAGGAAAGCTAGCTAGCCAGCCCGCCGTCCACCGTCGCCGCCCTGGAAGACCCCACCTCCGCGCGAAGGGGAGTCCATGGACGCGCCACCACCGCCCCTGCCTTTGGCAGCCGAACGCGGCCGCCACCGCCGACCCCAACGGTGGCAacggccaggaggaggaagatgtgCCGCCTCTTCTTGGGTTCGGGTCGTTGCCCGGAGCCACCTCTTCTTGGGTTCGGGTCGTTGCCCGGAGCCGCCTCGCGCGAGACGACCCGGGGCGAAGGTGGGAAGGAAGGAGAGGGGATGGGCCGGAGGGGGCGGTGGTGGAGGGAGGGAGGGGCGGCGGCGATGCTGAGAGGGTGGTTATTTATTTGTAG